The genomic interval TTTGTTTGATAATGGTGATAGACGGCATGCAAGAAATACTTTTGTTGGAACACCATGCTGGTATGAATTACACCAATCTACTTaatataattatgtatatttatactGAATTACTGTGCTTAATGCATTGGACCCAACCCCAAATTTGAGCCttattcttattaatttttttctacttATGTCTTCAAACACTATCCACAGGATGGCTCCTGAAGTTATGCAGCAATTGCATGGATATGATTTTAAGTAAGTATATCATTCATGTACTGTACCCCTTGTACACCATTTAGAGAGCAATTTATATTTACCCGTGCAAAAATTTACCATTCAGTAGAGTTTTATGCATAAACATATGGtgcttatatatttttaacatcCATAAATCGGAAAACTGAAGATCACCGTCAATAAAAGTGGTGATATTTTGATTTCAGTGAATGAACACAAATTTTCCTATCATGCAGGAATTTCAGATGATGTGACTATGTTTGGTTTACTTACTAGGTTTATCTTGTAGCATTCAAAGTGTCTAAGGTTTGTTTTACATATATGAATATCTTTATCTATTTCATTTATACAGAGCAGACATTTGGTCATTCGGAATAACAGCTCTTGAACTTGCTCATGGTCATGCTCCACTGTCCAATTATCCACCAATGAAGGTACATTTCACGATTCTCTGAAATATTTCATATTACTTATTACCCGTGTATGCCTAAAATATGAACTTCAATAACAAAAGTAAATAATGCTTCTTAACAATAATGTAATAATGCATATCATGTACTTGCAAATCGATAAATTGTGTGgtcttttcttctaattttgttaatttattctTTGGATATATTGTTGTGTAAGTGTGCCATTAATGCTTTGTTCTTTCAAAATCTCTCTTCATATACTTTTAATTTGTGCTCCACAGTTTGCTGAAATGATTTAGGCAAAATTTTCGTACTTAGTTTGGAATGATGTTTGCTTTtgagtaaaaattattttgcttATCTAAATCATGCCTTTTTTTTCTGCAGGTTTTACTGATGACCCTTCAAAATGGACCACCTGGCCTTGATTATGAAAGGGACAAGAAGTTTTCAAGTGTAATTCCCATTTAATCTGAAACTTTATTGAAATGCTGAATTGGTCACTATACTGAGATAACTAATCTATTGCAGTCCTTTAGAGAGATGGTAACTGCGTGCTTATTAAAGGATCCAAAGAAGCGTCCAACATCAGAGAAACTTTTAAATTATCGTTTCTTCAAACAGGCACGTTCAAGAGAGTATGTAGCTCAGACCATTCTTCATGGCCTTCCTCCACTTGGTGATCGGTTTAGGATGGTGAAGGTTGATGCTGCTATATTTCAATTTTACTGAGTATTTATGGcattgtattttatattatcttgCATGTATTAACCTATATCTGTTTTCCAGGAAAATGAGGCTGCTCTTCTTGCACAAAAAAAGGCTATGGTTGGAGATGagcaggttttttttttttctttctttctttaggGCATTACATCTCTGCAAAAGAATGTGTATCTACACTATTCTATGCATTAAATACTTCCTTGCTTAAAGCTTGTATTCTTTGCAGCAAGAGTATATACGGGCAATCAGTGCGTGGAATTTCGATTTGAATGATATGAAAAAACAGGCCGCTCTTGTAAGTAGGTCAATCCTTTGATCTCTTTTTCCCTCTTAGGATTAACTTGAGAAAgcattttttattgtaaaattGCCAATCTATAATCTATTCATTCACTCATAAAGTTGCCTTTCATTTCCAGATTGAGGATGATGATTTTATTTCCAGTGCTGAAAATCACGAGTGTATAAGCAAACAGAAGGCTGAATATGATAAATTAGTTCTTCAAGAAGAGACAAAGCTTATGGAAAGTTCAAATCATTTCAATTCTGAAAAATCTGGACAATTCAAGAAGGTAATAATATCATCTCATTTTGAATGAAACTCTTTTCATTTCATTCAAACTTAAGTGCCCATAATAGATAGATGACATTTCGAGATTATGATTAATCTACTTGCACTTTTTTAGGACGAGTGCAGTGATCTTAGGAATCTTGATGGTTCACCCGCTTCATCTCCCGTATCCTTGCAGGCACACAAGTATGTAAAATGAGTTTGGTTGTTTTATAACTTTCATGTAGCGCGTGTGCGATTCTCAACATTTCTTCAGCTAATCATGCAATTATTTCATAGTTTTTCCATTTAATCTTCGCAACCATACTTATTCTGTCTGTCAAGgctttaaattaataatgacCTAAATTTAAGTATTCTCGGCATCATgtgttcttttttttctttttttgtcacTGCTGTTACCATCAACTTCATATTATTTTAGgctaatttattttctttattcttGTGGTATGACTATGGAAAAATTGATTCAGATTCAAATTTGGAAATATTTAGTCCTATTGAGTGAATATTGCAGTAATGTTATTACAATTGTCTTAGTTATTTAAAGTCATTTATGTATTTGTTTCCTTTGCAGAGAGCACTGTACACATCATCTTGAGAAAGATAACAGTACGTCTCGATGTCCTTTTTTTTTCGTTCTATACTATTCAAAgttatttcttttctttacttgTGTAAGCAGTTTTCTGAGATTGATGCAGGAGAGAATGTGTCAGATAAATTGGCCTCCCCATCCAAGGGGCAGTTTGCTGAAAACAAGAGTTCCATTCCTAAGGTAAGATTGTGCTATTTCAAAATTACCATAAGCTCATTTGCAAAACAATCAAGTTGAACCTTTGATATTCTAAATCATACTTAATGAAAAAACCAAAGTAAATCATGTCTGTTAAAATTTAAGTGCTTTTTTGTTCAATACATTGATATACTAGCCAACATGTGCAAACCGTTTACATTTTTCTCTTCGAATACAACAAGAATAATCTAAAGGCGAATTCAAGTAGTAAATTTCACTGTATGTTTTCATGTACTAGTATCGACGACCCGTTCAAGATATTATTCCCTTCTAATTACATATCGACTGGAGTTTTAACATTTTCCattaattatgtattttttaggACAGTAATTCGGATAGATTTGTCAGCACATGTTCTGAAAAACCTACATCTTCTACATCAGTTACAACTGCTTCAATCCTTCCCTCACTACAACATCTCTTGCAGCAAAATGCATTACAAAGGGTGCGTACTGGAATTTGTTTTGTTATTTACTGTTTAGGAAATTATGcttttcctcttcttcttcttatttattttttatttttcaattacaggAACTAATATTGAGATCTATTAACTTTGTACAACAACAAATTGCTGGTATGtgtacatatttttcaattctttATTCTCATAGCATATAAGTTATCATCTTCTTATCTTATAATGTATTTTTCTAATTTGCATAGTGAAAGGTAGAAGCAGAGAGTTGGCGGAACCAGTAGGCAACAATGAGCTCAATCAGGTAACTGGATATACTCGGTTTTGCAACTATGGAGTTGTACTATCCTCTCCTTTCAtcctaaattatacatatatcctgcTCTCTCTCGTTCGTACCAAACATAGCTTTAAGCTTGACAATGACGGATTATAATGAAACCGAACATCTTTTAACACTAAGACGACACTTTAAAATGGTATTAATACTAAGTTGAAATGAAAACCGAACATCTGTTAACACCATGACGCTTTAAAATGGTATAACTAAGTTGAAATTGTTAAGTGAAGGAGATTCATACCATATATGCAGTAAAAATTTCTTCCATTGAAAAAAGAGTGACTGCTATTTGGTTTTTCTATGTAAACTCGACATGTTTTATCTTCTCAAGTGTCTGAAATGAGAATCGTACGTAGGAGTAAATAAATCTGTCGTGTTTTGCAGAGGTTTGTTACTAACAGCAGAGAGAGAGCCCTCGAAACTCAAGTACTGT from Cannabis sativa cultivar Pink pepper isolate KNU-18-1 chromosome 4, ASM2916894v1, whole genome shotgun sequence carries:
- the LOC115714692 gene encoding serine/threonine-protein kinase BLUS1, with the protein product MIYHKKATMEHSSAMKFPVNPEDYKLYEEVGQGVSATVYRALCVPLNEIVAIKILDLEKCNSDLDVIRRESQTMSLLDHPNLLKAHCSFTAGASLWIVTPYMASGSCVHIMKSVQPNGFDQPIIATLLLGVLKALAYLHSHGLIHRDVKAGNILIDAKGSVKLADFGVSASLFDNGDRRHARNTFVGTPCWMAPEVMQQLHGYDFKADIWSFGITALELAHGHAPLSNYPPMKVLLMTLQNGPPGLDYERDKKFSSSFREMVTACLLKDPKKRPTSEKLLNYRFFKQARSREYVAQTILHGLPPLGDRFRMVKENEAALLAQKKAMVGDEQQEYIRAISAWNFDLNDMKKQAALIEDDDFISSAENHECISKQKAEYDKLVLQEETKLMESSNHFNSEKSGQFKKDECSDLRNLDGSPASSPVSLQAHKEHCTHHLEKDNRENVSDKLASPSKGQFAENKSSIPKDSNSDRFVSTCSEKPTSSTSVTTASILPSLQHLLQQNALQRELILRSINFVQQQIAVKGRSRELAEPVGNNELNQRFVTNSRERALETQVLLLEQNNERLVKELQMQKMESLKLEKQIKTFNK